The Sinorhizobium chiapasense sequence TTCGAAACGAGAAAATCAGGACTGTACGGATAAGCGCCTCCGTCTTTAATTCCCCAAATTACGATCAGTAGAAACAGCCCATATATCGTCAGTGGCAGCAGCATTGCCGCGCCGTAGAGCACAATCTTTGCCAGGAGCGACCGCAGGTGCGCAGCAATGGAGGGGATGCTCAATGCGCGCTGAATCCAAACGACTAATTTACCCTGGAATGCTGCAGTCAACCCGACGATTGCTCCAGCGATTGTTGCAAGACTTGCGAGCCCTTGTGTGCTTGCACCGTCGCTGTCCAACTGATTTTTTACGGCTCTTATGACGATGGGTTGGAATTCCATTGCTGCTGCGAAGACAAGGGCGATGATCAACCAGCGGCCAACCCTCGCGCCGTGGCCATCGTACTCCAGGGATGCACTTCCGTTCGGATGCGAACGGCCGAAACTCTCGACATACGAGCGCCGGAGGGCCCAGCCTATCAGCCAAACGCCCAGACAAATGGCGGTAATCATAGAGAAGACGAAGGGGCTAGCGATTAGAGGTTCAACGCTGGGCCACCAGGAACTACTTTTTCTCCACTCCTCGCGAAGCGCTGCATTTGCAACGTCCAGGAGTATGCTGTGCTTGAGTTCCTCCGTTGTCGGGTTACTCAGAATAAAGACTGTTGCGACAGGTAATAGAAACGAGAGCAGCAAGAGGATATTTACTGCCAGGCCGCGCATTATGATGACTGTGGAAGTTATTATATCCAGGAACCCGCGAGGCGCGAGAAAGCGACTGTAGTCGCGCAGATGGCTCACCGCTTCACAGTCTCGAATACTTTCGTGGGAGGGTCGGGCGAATGGGAATCCAGGTTCGCCATTCTCTTCACGGTTCGCATGCATGCCGGCGATCATGCTCGTGCCCACGTAGCCGCCACCAGAAACCGTTGACAAGTAGTCGATGCGGCTGATCAAGCCCCATGCGTGAAGGGCCTGTAGTGCACCGAGGCAATATGAGGCTGAGCGTATTCCACCTCCTGAGAGGGAAACGCCGAATATATCGGCAGGGACGCCTTGGGTGGAATCACAGTCGCTAGGAACATCAACTTTTGCAGCACGGCGACGCGCTCGAATGGAGGCATGTTCAAGAGCCAGGATCTCCGCGAAACCATGGGGCCGGACTTCGTCTTCCGCTCGTTTGATCGTCATAACGGCCGATCCTTTATTAGCCCCCGAGGGCAAATAGCTGCGACAACCTCATGGGGTGAACTAGGTTGATATTCTTCCTAATGCTCGGACAGTCGACCTCGGCTGCCAGATCACGATGGACGCAGACCGGGCGAAGGCACGCAGGTCGTCAGGCACATCGGTGTTCTCCGTTCAGACCTCGAGCGCGAGCGGCGAGGCTTTCAGATATTTGACCCTCAGCCGACCGTTGCTCGCCTGCTTCGCGTTGGCGAGTTTCTGCTCGACCGCCGTAAACTGGGCGATGCACTTGGCTAGCTTGTCAGACGGCGCTCCTTTCTTGGCGATGTGGGCAGCCTGTTGTTTCTCCAGATAATTGGTGCTGCAGTTGAACCATATGGTGAAAGGCTGATCGGCTTGTGGGTTGGGCGAGAGATGCTCGGCGGGGCCCAAGCGCGAGTCGAGAAGCACTTCGAGGACGCGCAGGTCGGGGTTCTCATGCTCGCCATTGGCGCAGATCAGGTAGTGGTCGGCGGTGATGCGCTTGGCAAAGGAGCGGTCGAGATTGTGCTCGGAACCGTGGTGCTGAAGCTTCAGAACATCGAAATGCAAGCCGGCGCCATCGACGAGGCGGCCGTGATGGGTGAGGCCGGCAAGGATATCATCGGCATGACCGTCGCCGGTCAAGAGGACGCGGGTTACATCGCCGCCGGCCTTAGGCTCCTCTAGCAACAGCATCAAAGAGGCGAGGTTTGGCTCGGTGACACTCTTGCGGTTGCCCAGCTCGTCATCGATGGAGACGCCGAACCCTGGCGGAATCGGGCCCTCATTGTCCTCGAGCCAAGCCTCGAGCTTGTCGACGCTGCCCGCGTTTTCGGAATTGGCCAGCCAGTTCTTCCAGTATTTGCGCAGGATCTGGAGGTCTTTCTCGAACGGACCGATGACACGGATGACGAGGGTACTGGCGGGGTCCAGGCCAATTTCCTCCTGGCCGCGAACCATGGCGAGCAAATTGCCGAACTCACCGTTGAGCGGGATATTCAACTGATCGGCGGCGATGCGGCGCGACACCTTGATCGCCTCGGGGATGGAGTTGGCGACGCTGCGGAAGGCGTCGGCGAGCCGAAGCAGCGACGGGTTTGTCGAACTGGAGAGCGTGTTGGCGCGGGCGGCAAGGACGCTGCCGATCGCCTCGGATTCGTCGACCATTGCCTTGAAGGCATTGTGCCAGATGCGTTTGATTTTGGGGGGTCTCTTGAAGGGCGGCTTGGCGGCTCGGTGGCCGTTGGCGTGCTTATGGTCGAAGACGCGCCACTTCACCGTATCTTCGAGGAGCTGCAGCACGCCGGCGATGTGATCCTGATCGACATGTGAGACATAGACGAGGTCGAGGTCCTTGCCGGTGTCTTCCGCCCATTCGCCCAGGAAGCCGCGCACCTCGGAGGCGTAGGATCCTGGCATACCTCCATCGGCGAGGATGCTGACGGCATCGGCTTCGAGCAACAGGCAATCGCCCTTCTCGGACGGTAAGAGCGTGATTTTCATGATGCGGTCCTTGGGGGGCGTCGAGTTGTGGGGGCTTCGCGTGCCGGGCTGAGGCGGGGTGCAGGGCCGCGGCGACCACCGGGGCTCCGGTCGCCGGCGCAGTGGGTTTCTTCAACTCGGTGCGGCTCAGCGCCCGGGAGGCTTCGGCGACGCACGCCGCCGGAGAGATCACGCCGAAACCCAAGTCGTTCACCCACTTATAGGTGGCGCCCGGAAGGGGCTGTGCAGTGGCCTTGATGATGCCGAGGATCTGGGCAGCGGTGAGTGTCGGCTCGGCTGCCAACATCAAACCGATCACACCGGCGACGTAGGGGCTCGCCATGCTCGTGCCGGTCATTTCGATCCACGGATTGTTCGGATCGCCGAAGCCGTTGGCGGCGACGATGCGGGTTCCGGGAGCAGTGATGTCGGGCTTCAGCCGGCCGTCGCGGGTCGGCCCTTGGCTCGAGGTGATGTGAGCGCGGCGCTTCATTTCATCGAGATTGGCGACCGAAACGATCCGCTGACCGCAGGCCAGCGCGCTGACCGACGAGGTATCGACGTGCGAGGCTTCGGTGAAAAACGAGGGCCAGAAATAGTTCCCGTCGCCTAGATCGGCCGGATCGTCGCGCTCGATCCAGGCGTGGAAGGTGCCGTCGCGGATGACGAGGCCGTGCAGCCGGACCTGCCACACGCCGGCAGGGATCCCGATGATCAGGTCGTCGCCGAAGAACGGGGTCAGGTAGGCGGCGATGTAGTTGGCACCGTTGGTCGGATGATGCAGTTCGTTGTAAATGCTGATCAGTGTCCGGTCCGGCAATTGGTGGTTCTCGATGAACTGACCGGGCAGGACCGGGCCGATCCAGTCTCCATCGGGCGGACGGATGCTGATGGCGAAGCGATCCTGCGGGTCGTACCAGATCTCGAGCTCGTTTTCCGAGGCGTCCTTGATCTTGTCCCCGACGACCTGCCACTCGAGGATGTGATCGAGGCCCTGGGCGTCAATTTTCCCGCTCGCATGAATACGGCCCATCATGTAGCCGAGATCGTCCGGAGCCTCCGGTCGCTCCTGCCCGGCGTTGCCGGCGGCAATGCAGATCGAACGGCCAGGCTCCGCCAGCAAGGCGTCGATCCAGCGGTCGAGGATGCTCGACCCGTCGTGGGCGTGGCCGTTGGTTCCGAGGCTGATGTTGATCGAGATGGGGCGCTCACCGGCGAGGTCGAGCAGGTAGTAGACGGCATCGAGCAGGCAGGTGGAATCGTAAAACGAAGTGCGGCGGTCGATCTCGTCTTCAGGCAGTGCGATCAGCACCGCGGCGATTTCGGCAGCGCTGCAGAGGCCGCTATTGCCGGCGGCAATCGAGGCGACATGGGTGCCGTGCGAGCCCACGGCCATCTGCGATTGCGGTTCGAGATCGTGCGGCGAGACGCCGATCTTGGCGGCGTCCGTCAGTGCGGATTGCATGTCGGCGGCGGTGATCACGCGGCCGCGCTTGAGGCCCTTCCGATTTCGGCCGACCTTCGCACCCTGGTCCCAAATACTGACAAAGCGGGATTTGCCACCGACGAGGAAATCGGGGTGGGCCCAGTCGAAGCCTTCGACATCGATGATCCCGATCAGCATGCCCTTGCCGTCCCCGAGTTCGGTCGGCGTGGCGCCCGGGACCCGCCGGGTCGGAGCGGTTCCGCCGGCGCTGCCCTTGAACGGACGCGGCAGCTTGAGGGCGTCGGCCGGTTCGATAAAGATCGTGCTGGGCTCGCGGGCGAGATTGTACACCTCATCGAGGGTCATCCGGCGGGTCGCCATGCCGCGCAAAGTCTGCTGGCCAGCCACCGATGGCAGTGTATCGGTGGAGCGGACGAAAACGCTGACCTCGACGGCCTCTCGCTGCGCCTGTACGTCCACCCCGTGCTTCTTGGCGGTGCCGGCGACCGGGGCGGCGTCGGGTGCGATGGCCGTAGCGAGGGGCGGGGTGGAGGCCGCGAGTTCAACGCTGGCCACCCGCAGCGCCGGCTGTACCTCAGATTTCGCGGAGCTGACGTCCGGGTCACAATTGGCGAACATCCGCAATTTCGGATGCTGGTTCCGCAGTACGACATTCTGCCAACTGTCACTCATCGCATTCCCCTCGCATATCTGAAAACAACGGACGCTGTGGTTGCCGGAACAATGGACGCGACAGCTTAGAATATGATCGTCTCTCCCTGCCGATCGGCCTGTGCCTTGCTGTACGTAACGAGATGAGTCGTCGCGCCCGCCCGGTCGACGAGCCGGATTTCGCCTCCCTTGTTCGAGAGCTGGACGGAATTGCGCGGCAGCAGGATGGTCGTCGCCATTCCCGGTGCTAGCGCCACGTCCTTGATGCCGAAGCGGTTACTCATCTTGTCGACAAGGAACCAGCCGTCGAGCGAGATCGTGTCGATGCCCGTATTGACAAGGGTCACGGTTTCGTTGCCTTCGTCGTGCCCCATCGGATTGACCAACGCAGCCACGATCTTGACGGCGCCGCTGACGATGCGTGGCGTCTCTCTTGGCGTTTCCTCGGTCGTCCCGCCGAAGGGCCGTTCGCCGGCCGGTCCAAGGTAGACCGGAAAGAACGTGCGAACGAAGCGCTGGCTCTGGTCGAGGAAGAGCTTCATGTCATAGCGGGCGCCGTTTATCACCGCCTCCTTCGGCGCGCGGGCACCACGATGGGCTCGCACCGCTCCCATGGCCATCAAACCTTCGACGCTGCAGCCGACGAAGAAGCCGCCGATCGGCTTCGTCAAAGGCCGCGTCTTGCGGGCGTCGTAGTCGGGTGCATCCCAACGGTAGGAGATCGTCACGGATTCCGGGAACTGCTCCTGGCCGTCCTTGTACTGGCCACGCAGATAGAGAATACGGTCGTCCTTGAAGCCGGGGAAGCGATTGCGGTCGATCTCGGAGGCGAGCCCGTCGTCGAGGTGATACTTGTACCAGAAGTGATAGCCCTGGACCTTCGGGCCTTCCTGCTCGCCGACGAAGACATGCTCGAAGCCGGAGAGATCGCGGTCGCCGCTCTGTGAAAAACGACGGAACCATTGTTCGGTCAGCGTCGCGTACCAGCGGTCGCGCGAGACGGGCGTGCCGGTCTCCTCGGAGATATAGGCCCGAGCCACCTGCATCGGCGCCGTATCGACGATCGCCTCCAGAAGCTCGTGGACCTCGGCGCGCTCTTCCGGGGTCTCGATCTCGGCTTCCCGCTCATCCAGGACGTAGTTGTCGAACAATGCGCGGACCAGGTCATAGGTTTTCTTCTTGTGGTCCGGTATCTCCACCTCGGAGAGGACTTTGAGATCGCCGGAGGGAGTGCCCGTTCCGTCGGTATTGACCACTCGGACGTAACCCGTCTCCGGGGCGGCTCCAGCCCCTGCCAGGATCGGCTTCACGCCATTGCCGCTTTGGTCGGCGTCCCAGATCTGCTGATAGATGTCCATGCCCGTTCTCCTCCGTCAGAAAAAAGGTCTCTTCGGGTACTCTATCGACGCCTATTCATGAACTGATGACAGGGCCGTTCCCGTCGGGGACGGCGTACGAGGCCGTTTCTCATTCCACCGGCCTTCCGCATCCCTTGGGCAGTGCCAGCGAAGTCTTGCTGGAGTGCTCGGTATTCACCCAGGCATCGAGCTCCTGCATGGCGACGAAAAGGTCGAATGCTCGTCGAGCTGCCTTGCCGGGCATGTCGCCACCGACGGTGGCGCATTTGAAGGATATTTCCACAACCGTGGAGGGCACGTGGTCCGAGCCGAAGTACCACAGCGTAAGGGCAAACTCTCCGACGATATCGGCGCTGAATCTGACGCTCGGGCCCTCCAAGACGAGTTCGCGGATTTTAGGGCCGCTGATCAGTGCCGTTTCCGTCGCAGGTCTCGCATCCGAGCCGGCGGCAATGTCCAGAACGGTGGGAAACAGTAGCTTGAGACCGGCCAGCGTCTGGGAGGAGGTGGTCCATTCCACCTTCTTGAGGGTCGTGGAGCGGGCGAAACGGCTG is a genomic window containing:
- a CDS encoding ComEC/Rec2 family competence protein, which gives rise to MPGSYASEVRGFLGEWAEDTGKDLDLVYVSHVDQDHIAGVLQLLEDTVKWRVFDHKHANGHRAAKPPFKRPPKIKRIWHNAFKAMVDESEAIGSVLAARANTLSSSTNPSLLRLADAFRSVANSIPEAIKVSRRIAADQLNIPLNGEFGNLLAMVRGQEEIGLDPASTLVIRVIGPFEKDLQILRKYWKNWLANSENAGSVDKLEAWLEDNEGPIPPGFGVSIDDELGNRKSVTEPNLASLMLLLEEPKAGGDVTRVLLTGDGHADDILAGLTHHGRLVDGAGLHFDVLKLQHHGSEHNLDRSFAKRITADHYLICANGEHENPDLRVLEVLLDSRLGPAEHLSPNPQADQPFTIWFNCSTNYLEKQQAAHIAKKGAPSDKLAKCIAQFTAVEQKLANAKQASNGRLRVKYLKASPLALEV